The proteins below are encoded in one region of Streptomyces sp. NBC_00490:
- a CDS encoding sugar ABC transporter substrate-binding protein: MNGSTGRRLTAAALTVAALSTGMTACSSDGSSSAEGDDGGTYTVWDPYPQFAKDSDWAKLLDGCGTKAGVKVKRTAFDTGDLANKTLLAAQQDNSPDVLIVDNPVVSTLAEAGVLTTTDDNKLDTSKVDPNLLAAGQSDGKTYGTPIGANTLALYYNKEVLKAAGVDIASVKDWPSLTAALEKIDKAGKKGITFSAIGTEEGSFQFLPWLWGSGAKLTELDSAQAVSALSLWNDWVKKGYAPNSVLNNTQTTSWQEFATGDYAFAENGTWQLANAQKAGFDYGVLPIPGASGGNAAAPTGGEFVTIPVQGDTGRYTTARKLVSCLTSDASLRETDTTLSYVAPVSAVQDEQVAANAELKPWVAAVKAAKGRTSDDLGTKYPKISEQLWKAVQSALSGAKSPKDALTSAQSAVK, translated from the coding sequence ATGAACGGATCCACCGGACGACGGCTCACCGCCGCGGCCCTGACCGTCGCCGCCCTCAGCACCGGCATGACCGCCTGTTCCTCCGACGGGAGTTCCTCCGCGGAGGGGGACGACGGCGGCACCTACACCGTCTGGGACCCCTACCCGCAGTTCGCCAAGGACTCGGACTGGGCGAAGCTGCTCGACGGCTGCGGCACCAAGGCCGGCGTGAAGGTCAAGCGGACCGCGTTCGACACCGGCGACCTGGCCAACAAGACCCTGCTGGCGGCCCAGCAGGACAACTCACCGGACGTGCTCATCGTCGACAACCCCGTGGTGTCGACCCTGGCGGAGGCCGGAGTCCTGACCACCACCGACGACAACAAGCTGGACACCTCGAAGGTCGACCCCAACCTGCTGGCGGCCGGACAGTCGGACGGGAAGACCTACGGCACTCCCATCGGAGCCAACACCCTCGCCCTCTACTACAACAAGGAGGTCCTCAAGGCCGCGGGCGTCGACATAGCCTCCGTCAAGGACTGGCCGTCCCTGACGGCGGCCCTGGAGAAGATCGACAAGGCGGGCAAGAAGGGCATCACCTTCTCCGCGATCGGCACCGAGGAGGGCAGCTTCCAGTTCCTGCCCTGGCTCTGGGGCTCGGGCGCGAAACTCACCGAACTCGACTCCGCCCAGGCCGTGTCGGCCCTCTCGCTCTGGAACGACTGGGTGAAGAAGGGATACGCCCCCAACTCGGTCCTCAACAACACCCAGACCACCAGCTGGCAGGAGTTCGCCACCGGCGACTACGCCTTCGCGGAGAACGGCACCTGGCAGCTCGCGAACGCCCAGAAGGCCGGCTTCGACTACGGCGTGCTCCCGATACCCGGCGCCTCCGGAGGCAACGCCGCCGCCCCGACCGGCGGGGAGTTCGTCACGATCCCGGTCCAGGGCGACACCGGCCGCTACACCACCGCACGCAAACTGGTCTCCTGCCTGACCAGCGACGCCAGCCTCCGGGAAACCGACACCACGCTGTCCTACGTGGCACCCGTCAGCGCCGTACAGGACGAACAGGTCGCGGCGAACGCCGAGTTGAAGCCCTGGGTGGCGGCCGTCAAGGCGGCCAAGGGACGCACCAGCGACGACCTCGGCACCAAGTACCCGAAGATCTCGGAGCAGTTGTGGAAGGCGGTCCAGTCGGCGCTCAGCGGCGCCAAGTCACCCAAGGACGCGCTGACGTCGGCGCAGAGCGCGGTCAAGTGA
- a CDS encoding ArsR family transcriptional regulator → MLRTPVSERRLDILELLKDPAAHFPSQRRRDPTEDGVTADAVAAKLGVRRRIADTHLELLTDIGLLRAKRIRRRMYYRRDEVRIAEVARMFEKGW, encoded by the coding sequence ATGCTGAGGACTCCCGTCAGTGAGCGACGGCTGGACATTCTGGAACTGCTGAAGGATCCGGCCGCGCACTTCCCGTCGCAACGTCGCCGCGACCCGACCGAGGACGGCGTCACCGCGGACGCCGTGGCCGCCAAACTCGGGGTGCGCCGCCGGATCGCCGACACCCACCTCGAACTCCTCACGGACATCGGCCTGTTGCGCGCCAAGCGGATCCGCCGACGCATGTACTACCGACGGGACGAGGTGCGGATAGCAGAGGTGGCGCGCATGTTCGAGAAAGGCTGGTAA
- the crcB gene encoding fluoride efflux transporter CrcB: protein MTAPETETLRVPTPRQPVLRGQGPVVAVVALGGALGATARYALTLWWPPQPGGFPWATFWTNVVGCAVIGVFMVVITERWAAHRLVRPFFGTGVLGGFTTFSTYAVDVRKLLDSGHPGTGLTYLAATLLAALTAVWLAATATRRVLRRRRP from the coding sequence ATGACAGCCCCGGAGACCGAGACGCTCCGCGTCCCCACCCCCCGGCAGCCGGTCCTGCGCGGCCAGGGACCCGTGGTCGCCGTGGTCGCGCTCGGCGGTGCCCTCGGGGCCACGGCCCGGTACGCACTCACCCTGTGGTGGCCCCCGCAGCCCGGCGGATTCCCGTGGGCGACCTTCTGGACCAACGTCGTCGGCTGTGCCGTCATCGGTGTGTTCATGGTGGTCATCACCGAGAGGTGGGCCGCGCACCGCCTGGTCCGTCCCTTCTTCGGCACCGGCGTCCTCGGCGGCTTCACCACCTTCTCCACGTACGCCGTCGACGTGCGGAAACTCCTCGACTCGGGCCATCCCGGCACCGGCCTGACCTACCTCGCCGCGACCCTGCTCGCGGCCCTCACGGCGGTGTGGCTCGCCGCGACGGCGACCCGCCGCGTCCTGCGGCGGAGGCGACCATGA
- a CDS encoding carbohydrate ABC transporter permease produces MNRSDRRTWWKTAIGLALTAVMLFPVYWMLNASFTRDQDLRKSPPGLFPAHATLEGYRAVLDDQLPYLATSLVIGLGTVALTVALAAPAGYALAKLRPRGGGVLSFLFLVAQMIPGIIMAMGFYAIYLSLGLLQSVPGLIVADSTLAVPFAVLIFTAFMSGIPEELLQAAKTDGAGPLRTFRSVVLPMSRNAVVTVSLFAFLWSWSDFVFAGTLVNGGTHEPITLGIYHYIGNNNQQWNAIMATAVVASLPAAVILVLAQRYVAAGVTAGAVKD; encoded by the coding sequence ATGAACCGAAGCGACAGGCGCACCTGGTGGAAGACGGCCATCGGCCTCGCGCTCACCGCCGTCATGCTCTTCCCGGTCTACTGGATGCTCAACGCGTCCTTCACCCGCGACCAGGACCTGCGCAAGAGCCCACCCGGACTGTTCCCCGCCCACGCCACGCTGGAGGGCTACCGGGCCGTCCTGGACGACCAGTTGCCCTACCTCGCCACCAGCCTCGTCATCGGTCTGGGCACGGTCGCCCTGACCGTGGCCCTCGCCGCGCCCGCCGGCTACGCCCTGGCGAAACTGCGCCCGCGAGGCGGCGGCGTACTGAGCTTCCTCTTCCTGGTCGCCCAGATGATCCCCGGCATCATCATGGCGATGGGCTTCTACGCCATCTACCTCAGCCTCGGCCTGCTCCAGTCGGTGCCCGGCCTGATCGTCGCGGACTCCACCCTGGCCGTCCCCTTCGCCGTACTGATCTTCACCGCGTTCATGTCCGGCATCCCCGAAGAACTCCTCCAGGCCGCGAAGACGGACGGCGCCGGGCCGCTGCGCACCTTCCGGTCGGTCGTGCTGCCCATGAGCCGCAACGCCGTCGTCACGGTGTCGCTGTTCGCGTTCCTGTGGTCCTGGTCCGACTTCGTCTTCGCCGGCACCCTCGTCAACGGAGGCACGCACGAGCCGATCACCCTCGGCATCTACCACTACATCGGCAACAACAACCAGCAGTGGAACGCCATCATGGCCACCGCCGTCGTGGCCTCGCTGCCGGCCGCCGTCATCCTCGTCCTCGCCCAGCGCTACGTCGCCGCCGGTGTGACCGCCGGTGCCGTGAAGGACTGA
- a CDS encoding cellulosome protein gives MPRTRSRTRAGLAATAVLAALLTVPAATGTASAADPEKLTIDLATDTGAFHGGASGSLYGVYGDGVPSRNVLEGMHVRTVSTKAQDGPQHPGADALEMLPPFVDSGGEDVYIYMTDIYRGFPYQWPGADGPARLADFKEKITKQVRQVLTLDDAYQDHVVYVPFNEPEGNMFGTGEWSYNKVSWLNDPQYYFAAWKEVYHLIKGLDPDARIAGPNTSVLYDQVKGFLQYAKANDVVPDVMSWHELSSPAAVRTNVAKYRQMEKDVGVGPLPVNVNEYGHNFHLSVPGQVVQWVSAIEESKIDADLAYWNIDGNLNDSAVEANKGNGQWWLFNAYGQMSGHTVQVTAPHPNQQYTLQGVATLDETKRQSRALFGGKSGDADVVFENIDPELFGTTVHATVQEIPWTGQVGDSAQPLRLADKELAVGADGRVSLPMTGMNEMSAYQVILSPGGHGGVPAEPSVSWRKTYEAENATYTGGGYSKNGPEGTPSNVGGFATSGTYNVGGLRTGSDGVLAFDVEVPRDGTYDLSVFANSYNLYDLVKEQGPTNVFLRVDGTAPQELRLPLGYKWVVWGHTDTTVKLTAGKHRITLAAKDADLGATKGDAIIDKVDLSLRDAKVTAPAVYEAEYATLNGTRPTYTHRGASGPGAVPLSKGGSATFWVYSPAEGESTVSVDHLGGGRASLALNGEKVSGIKGDKKGTEQVRVFLSGGINKLVVTGSSGALRLDRMRVAPSGGALRTRVYQAEDGTLTGAAKVTGAYTFASGGKAVTDIGDGRANALTVDVVAQRAGRHAVTIRYSNAEQAPATHYNPDPIARHADLSVNGGPARRLLFPTTFHFNNFWELTVPVTLKQGTNRLTFTAEELPDFNGDTYNQYDQRSPYAPVVDRIAVTPLTEN, from the coding sequence GTGCCACGCACCCGCAGCAGAACCAGAGCCGGCCTAGCCGCCACCGCGGTCCTCGCCGCCCTGCTCACCGTCCCCGCCGCCACCGGCACCGCGAGCGCCGCGGACCCGGAGAAGCTCACCATCGACCTGGCCACCGACACCGGCGCCTTCCACGGCGGCGCCTCCGGATCGCTCTACGGCGTCTACGGCGACGGCGTGCCCAGCCGCAACGTCCTGGAAGGTATGCACGTCCGCACGGTGTCGACGAAGGCCCAGGACGGACCCCAGCACCCGGGCGCGGACGCCCTGGAGATGCTGCCGCCGTTCGTGGACTCGGGCGGCGAGGACGTCTACATCTACATGACCGACATCTACCGCGGCTTCCCCTACCAGTGGCCCGGCGCCGACGGTCCGGCACGGCTCGCCGACTTCAAGGAGAAGATCACCAAGCAGGTCCGCCAGGTCCTGACCCTGGACGACGCGTACCAGGACCACGTCGTCTACGTCCCCTTCAACGAACCCGAAGGGAACATGTTCGGCACCGGCGAGTGGAGCTACAACAAGGTCTCCTGGCTCAACGACCCGCAGTACTACTTCGCGGCCTGGAAGGAGGTCTACCACCTCATCAAGGGCCTCGACCCGGACGCCCGGATCGCCGGCCCCAACACCAGCGTCCTCTACGACCAGGTCAAGGGCTTCCTGCAGTACGCCAAGGCCAACGACGTCGTCCCCGACGTGATGAGCTGGCACGAGCTGTCCAGCCCCGCCGCCGTCCGGACGAACGTGGCGAAGTACCGGCAGATGGAGAAGGACGTCGGCGTCGGCCCGCTGCCCGTCAACGTCAACGAGTACGGACACAACTTCCATCTGTCCGTACCCGGCCAGGTCGTGCAGTGGGTCTCCGCCATCGAGGAGTCCAAGATCGACGCCGATCTGGCGTACTGGAACATCGACGGCAACCTCAACGACTCGGCGGTCGAGGCCAACAAGGGCAACGGCCAGTGGTGGCTGTTCAACGCCTACGGCCAGATGTCCGGTCACACGGTCCAGGTGACCGCCCCGCACCCCAACCAGCAGTACACCCTCCAGGGCGTCGCCACCCTCGACGAGACCAAGAGACAGTCGAGGGCACTCTTCGGCGGCAAGAGCGGAGACGCGGACGTCGTCTTCGAGAACATCGACCCCGAGCTGTTCGGAACGACGGTCCACGCCACCGTCCAGGAGATCCCCTGGACCGGCCAGGTCGGCGACTCCGCCCAGCCGCTGCGCCTCGCGGACAAGGAGCTCGCGGTCGGCGCGGACGGCAGGGTGTCACTGCCCATGACCGGCATGAACGAGATGTCGGCGTACCAGGTCATCCTCTCCCCCGGCGGCCACGGCGGCGTGCCGGCCGAACCCTCGGTCAGCTGGCGCAAGACCTACGAGGCGGAGAACGCCACCTACACCGGCGGCGGTTACTCGAAGAACGGTCCTGAGGGCACACCGTCCAATGTCGGCGGGTTCGCCACCTCCGGGACGTACAACGTCGGCGGTCTGCGCACCGGCTCGGACGGCGTCCTCGCCTTCGACGTCGAGGTCCCGCGGGACGGGACGTACGACCTGAGTGTGTTCGCCAACTCCTACAACCTGTACGACCTGGTGAAGGAGCAGGGCCCCACCAACGTCTTCCTGCGCGTGGACGGCACGGCCCCGCAGGAGCTGCGGCTGCCGCTCGGCTACAAGTGGGTCGTCTGGGGGCACACCGACACCACGGTGAAGCTGACCGCGGGCAAGCACCGCATCACCCTCGCCGCGAAGGACGCCGACCTCGGCGCGACCAAGGGCGACGCCATCATCGACAAGGTCGACCTGTCGCTGCGGGACGCGAAGGTGACCGCGCCGGCGGTGTACGAGGCCGAGTACGCCACGCTGAACGGGACTCGGCCCACCTACACCCACCGCGGCGCCTCGGGTCCCGGCGCCGTACCACTGTCCAAGGGCGGCTCGGCGACCTTCTGGGTCTACTCCCCCGCCGAGGGCGAATCGACCGTGTCCGTCGACCACTTGGGCGGCGGACGGGCCAGCCTGGCCCTCAACGGTGAGAAGGTGTCCGGCATCAAGGGCGACAAGAAGGGCACCGAGCAGGTCCGGGTCTTCCTGTCCGGCGGTATCAACAAGCTGGTCGTGACCGGGAGTTCAGGCGCCCTGCGCCTCGACCGGATGCGGGTTGCTCCCTCCGGCGGCGCCCTGCGGACCCGGGTGTACCAGGCCGAGGACGGCACCCTCACCGGTGCCGCCAAGGTGACCGGCGCCTACACCTTCGCCTCCGGAGGCAAGGCGGTCACCGACATCGGTGACGGTCGGGCCAACGCCCTCACCGTCGATGTCGTCGCCCAGCGGGCCGGTCGGCACGCGGTCACGATCCGCTACTCCAACGCCGAACAAGCCCCCGCGACCCACTACAACCCCGACCCCATCGCCCGCCACGCAGACCTCTCGGTCAACGGCGGCCCGGCCCGCCGGTTGCTGTTCCCGACGACCTTCCACTTCAACAACTTCTGGGAGCTCACCGTCCCGGTCACCCTGAAGCAGGGCACCAACCGACTCACCTTCACCGCCGAGGAACTGCCCGACTTCAACGGCGACACCTACAACCAGTACGACCAGCGGTCCCCGTACGCCCCGGTCGTCGACCGGATCGCGGTGACCCCGCTCACGGAGAACTAA
- a CDS encoding LacI family DNA-binding transcriptional regulator: protein MNIGEIAKRAGVSRSTVSYALSGKRPVSDDTRQKIQRVIDELGYRPNASARALANGRTSTLGLVFPPAGNHYTGMQLDFIGSVVEAAATYDYDVLLSPSGVDSDRSFQRLLAERRVDGAILMEIRLQDDRLDHLAAENFPSVCIGRTGQPDGDWWVGLDHTALAAACVHHLADLGHRRIALVNRPERMLRAGYESAHRGLDGFTKAAAERGLTVRTYCCGDDAPSGEACMERILYDDPATTALVTLNEAALGGIYRGLSVAGRHVPRDFSVTGVVAGRWAETVTPQLTAADVPAEQMGRLAVELLVERLDHPDAAPRHHLLVPPVSLRSSTGPAHPHHGA from the coding sequence GTGAACATCGGTGAGATCGCCAAGCGGGCCGGGGTCTCGCGGAGCACCGTCTCCTACGCCCTCAGCGGCAAGCGCCCGGTGTCGGACGACACCCGGCAGAAGATCCAGCGGGTCATCGACGAACTGGGCTACCGCCCGAACGCGAGCGCCCGCGCCCTGGCCAACGGCCGCACCAGCACCCTCGGCCTGGTCTTCCCGCCCGCCGGCAACCACTACACCGGCATGCAGCTGGACTTCATCGGCAGCGTGGTGGAGGCCGCGGCGACCTACGACTACGACGTGCTGCTCTCCCCGAGCGGCGTGGACAGCGACCGCTCCTTCCAGCGACTGCTGGCCGAGCGCCGGGTCGACGGCGCGATCCTCATGGAGATCAGGCTCCAGGACGACCGGCTCGACCACCTGGCCGCCGAGAACTTCCCCTCCGTCTGCATCGGCCGCACCGGACAGCCGGACGGCGACTGGTGGGTGGGCCTGGACCACACCGCGCTGGCGGCCGCCTGCGTCCACCACCTCGCCGACCTCGGCCACCGCAGGATCGCCCTGGTCAACCGGCCCGAGCGAATGCTGCGCGCCGGCTACGAGTCGGCGCACCGAGGGCTCGACGGCTTCACCAAGGCCGCGGCCGAGCGCGGGCTCACCGTGCGGACGTACTGCTGCGGCGACGACGCCCCCTCCGGCGAGGCCTGCATGGAGCGGATCCTGTACGACGACCCCGCCACCACGGCGCTGGTCACCCTCAACGAGGCCGCCCTGGGCGGTATCTACCGCGGCCTGTCCGTGGCGGGCCGCCATGTGCCGCGTGACTTCTCCGTCACCGGGGTCGTGGCCGGCAGGTGGGCGGAGACGGTGACCCCGCAGCTCACCGCGGCGGACGTGCCGGCCGAACAGATGGGCCGGCTCGCCGTCGAACTGCTCGTCGAGCGGCTGGACCACCCCGACGCGGCACCGCGCCACCACCTGCTCGTTCCGCCCGTCTCCCTGCGCTCGAGCACCGGCCCCGCGCACCCGCACCACGGCGCCTGA
- a CDS encoding carbohydrate ABC transporter permease: MKQTTHLSERRLPPDRKGAATIAPLPAPSIPRRRRPTSQQWAAWAFLTPVTLYLGLFYAYPLYRNLDLSLRHYTVRSFVQGDAPFTGLANYRTVLDDPTFAPALTHTVVFTVVCLVFQYAIGLALAVFFHQHFRLSTTLRALFLVPWLLPLIVSASTWSWMLNSDSGIVNAALHAVGVDPVNWLTSPTWSLTSVIIANIWIGIPFNLVVLHSGLQAIPHSLYEAAALDGANAWRRFWHITFPLLRPVSAITLLLGLVYTLKVFDIIWIMTKGGPADSSTTFATWSYQLGFGNLLPAFGPGAAVGNLLVVAALVFGLVYLRVQRKQALS; the protein is encoded by the coding sequence ATGAAGCAGACGACACACCTGTCCGAGCGCCGCCTCCCGCCGGACCGGAAGGGGGCGGCCACCATCGCCCCGCTCCCGGCCCCCTCCATACCCAGGCGCCGCCGCCCGACTTCCCAGCAGTGGGCCGCCTGGGCCTTCCTCACCCCGGTCACCCTCTACCTCGGCCTCTTCTACGCCTATCCGCTGTACCGCAACCTCGACCTGAGCCTGCGCCACTACACCGTCCGCTCCTTCGTCCAGGGCGACGCGCCCTTCACCGGCCTCGCCAACTACCGCACCGTCCTCGACGACCCCACCTTCGCCCCGGCCCTCACCCACACCGTCGTCTTCACCGTGGTGTGCCTGGTCTTCCAGTACGCCATCGGCCTGGCCCTCGCGGTCTTCTTCCACCAGCACTTCCGGCTCTCCACGACCCTGCGCGCCCTGTTCCTCGTGCCGTGGCTGCTGCCGCTGATCGTGTCCGCCTCCACCTGGTCGTGGATGCTGAACAGCGACTCGGGCATCGTGAACGCCGCCCTGCACGCCGTCGGCGTCGACCCGGTGAACTGGCTGACCTCACCCACGTGGTCCCTGACCTCGGTGATCATCGCCAACATCTGGATCGGCATCCCGTTCAATCTGGTCGTCCTCCACAGCGGCCTCCAGGCGATCCCCCACAGCCTCTACGAGGCGGCCGCGCTCGACGGCGCGAACGCCTGGCGGCGCTTCTGGCACATCACCTTCCCGCTGCTGCGCCCGGTGTCCGCCATCACCCTGCTGCTGGGCCTGGTCTACACACTCAAGGTCTTCGACATCATCTGGATCATGACCAAGGGCGGCCCCGCCGACTCCTCCACCACCTTCGCCACCTGGTCCTACCAGCTGGGCTTCGGCAACCTCCTGCCCGCCTTCGGCCCCGGAGCGGCCGTCGGCAACCTGCTCGTCGTCGCCGCCCTGGTCTTCGGCCTGGTGTACCTCAGGGTCCAGCGAAAGCAGGCACTGTCATGA
- a CDS encoding amylo-alpha-1,6-glucosidase, protein MTAARSGPAFSLHDIPFSTRGSWFGISPVLGEKTYAEDLHLVSHQNGMHPVLRLAPEAPARFTATPSLLTWGGPNGRIDLAYESPDTVRLRGTGLGLRVTAAARTLTPFTGTYVFRDPVDGAHVFTSYETGRRYRVTVLSGSAAESTGGQALGEADRGLTLTGGSWEAAIEELDTARRPYTATATFEEVAAEAERAFAAFADAVAPWRSPRTPAAELAVYVLWSATVDPAGLVTRPAVLMSKHWMDKVWSWDHCFNALALAPGAPALARDQFCLPFDHQDESGALPDSVTHSEVLRNFVKPPVHGWALARLRRRLPTPLDRAELTDVYDRLSRWTDFWLAARRAPDAALPHYQHGNDSGWDNATSFDPARVVVTADLAAFLTLQLRELAALATELDLPDEADRWSRTAEATQTALLDELWTGERFVTRDADSGDTWTSSSLLDLMPIVLGEHLPDHIAKTLATRIEAHLTPYGLATELPTSPHYRADGYWRGPIWAPATVLIEDGLRRAGHHRLADEIGARFRTLCETHGFAENFDALTGTGQRDRAYTWTAAAYLLLAENHRPDRP, encoded by the coding sequence ATGACCGCAGCCCGCTCCGGCCCGGCCTTCTCCCTCCACGACATCCCGTTCAGCACGCGCGGCTCCTGGTTCGGCATCTCCCCGGTCCTCGGGGAGAAGACGTACGCCGAAGACCTCCACCTGGTCTCCCACCAGAACGGCATGCACCCCGTCCTGCGTCTGGCCCCCGAGGCGCCGGCCCGCTTCACCGCGACGCCGAGCCTGCTCACCTGGGGCGGCCCGAACGGCCGGATCGACCTCGCCTACGAGTCACCCGACACCGTCCGGTTGCGCGGCACGGGCCTCGGGCTGCGTGTCACGGCGGCGGCGCGGACCCTGACGCCCTTCACCGGTACGTACGTCTTCCGCGACCCGGTCGACGGAGCCCACGTCTTCACCTCGTACGAGACCGGCCGCCGCTACCGCGTCACCGTCCTGTCCGGCAGTGCGGCGGAATCCACCGGCGGGCAGGCGTTGGGAGAGGCCGACCGCGGCCTCACGCTCACCGGCGGGAGCTGGGAGGCGGCGATCGAGGAGCTCGACACCGCCCGCCGCCCCTACACCGCCACGGCGACCTTCGAGGAGGTCGCGGCGGAGGCGGAACGAGCCTTCGCCGCCTTCGCGGACGCTGTCGCCCCCTGGCGCTCCCCGCGCACCCCGGCCGCCGAACTCGCCGTCTACGTCCTGTGGTCGGCGACCGTCGACCCGGCGGGCCTCGTCACCCGGCCCGCGGTGCTGATGTCCAAGCACTGGATGGACAAGGTGTGGAGCTGGGACCACTGCTTCAACGCCCTCGCCCTCGCCCCCGGAGCACCCGCACTGGCCCGGGACCAGTTCTGCCTTCCGTTCGACCACCAGGACGAGAGCGGGGCGCTCCCTGACTCGGTCACCCACTCGGAGGTCCTCCGCAACTTCGTCAAACCCCCGGTCCACGGCTGGGCCCTGGCCCGACTGCGCCGACGACTGCCGACACCCCTCGACCGCGCCGAACTCACCGACGTCTACGACAGGTTGAGCCGCTGGACGGACTTCTGGCTCGCCGCGCGACGGGCACCGGACGCCGCCCTGCCGCACTACCAGCACGGCAACGACAGCGGCTGGGACAACGCCACCTCCTTCGACCCCGCCCGCGTGGTCGTCACCGCCGACCTGGCCGCGTTCCTCACCCTCCAACTGCGTGAACTCGCCGCCCTGGCAACGGAACTGGACCTGCCCGACGAAGCCGACCGCTGGTCCCGCACCGCCGAGGCGACCCAGACCGCGCTGCTCGACGAACTGTGGACGGGGGAGCGGTTCGTGACGCGGGACGCCGACAGCGGCGACACCTGGACCAGCTCCAGCCTCCTCGACCTGATGCCGATCGTCCTGGGCGAGCACCTGCCCGACCACATCGCCAAGACCCTGGCCACCCGGATCGAGGCCCACCTCACCCCGTACGGCCTCGCCACCGAACTGCCCACCTCACCGCACTACCGCGCCGACGGCTACTGGCGCGGCCCCATCTGGGCACCCGCGACCGTTCTCATCGAGGACGGCCTGCGCCGCGCCGGTCACCACCGCCTCGCCGACGAGATCGGCGCCCGCTTCCGGACCCTGTGCGAGACCCACGGCTTCGCCGAGAACTTCGACGCCCTCACCGGCACGGGACAGCGTGACCGGGCGTACACCTGGACCGCCGCCGCGTATCTCCTCCTCGCCGAGAACCACCGACCGGATCGCCCATAA
- a CDS encoding SMP-30/gluconolactonase/LRE family protein → MSVERAQMLVPRRYVAIGGHGPEDVVADSRGRVLTGVEDGRILRLDGLADPATTRVEVLAETGGRPLGLELLPDDTLLVCDAELGLLRVDLNTGVMRILADSVAGERLRFCSNTVALSDGTVYFTVSSRRYPLDQWIGDLVEHTGTGRLLRLAPGSETPEVVLDGLQFANGLAPSGDESFLVVAETGAYRLTRHWLTGPDAGRSEPFVENLPGMPDNIWRAGPDGPIWVSLAGPRVPPLDLVHRAGPAARRTAARLAVRAPFRPTGTIGVLAVDDHGETVHHLTRRHSGFRMVTSVCEAAGHLVLGSLWERGVALCEPPAPK, encoded by the coding sequence ATGTCCGTGGAGCGTGCACAGATGCTGGTCCCGCGCAGGTACGTCGCGATCGGCGGCCACGGCCCCGAGGACGTCGTCGCCGACAGCCGGGGCCGTGTGCTGACCGGTGTGGAGGACGGCCGTATCCTGCGCCTCGACGGTCTCGCCGACCCGGCCACGACCCGCGTCGAGGTGCTCGCCGAGACCGGCGGCAGGCCGCTCGGCCTCGAACTCCTCCCGGACGACACCCTGTTGGTGTGCGACGCCGAACTCGGTCTGCTGCGCGTCGACCTGAACACGGGCGTCATGCGCATCCTCGCCGACTCGGTGGCGGGGGAGCGGCTGCGGTTCTGCAGCAACACCGTCGCCCTCTCCGACGGCACCGTGTACTTCACGGTCTCCAGTCGCCGCTACCCCCTCGACCAGTGGATCGGCGACCTCGTCGAACACACCGGAACGGGCCGGCTCCTGCGCCTCGCACCCGGCAGCGAGACACCCGAAGTCGTCCTGGACGGGCTCCAGTTCGCCAACGGCCTCGCCCCGAGTGGCGACGAATCGTTCCTCGTGGTCGCCGAGACCGGCGCGTACCGCCTGACCCGGCACTGGCTCACCGGCCCGGACGCGGGCCGCTCCGAACCCTTCGTCGAGAACCTCCCCGGCATGCCCGACAACATCTGGCGCGCCGGGCCCGACGGGCCGATCTGGGTGTCTCTGGCCGGACCCCGTGTCCCCCCGCTGGACCTTGTGCACCGCGCCGGTCCGGCGGCCCGCCGTACCGCCGCCCGCTTGGCGGTGCGCGCCCCCTTCCGTCCCACGGGCACGATCGGCGTCCTCGCTGTCGACGACCACGGCGAGACCGTCCACCACCTCACCCGCCGCCACTCCGGCTTCCGTATGGTCACCAGCGTCTGCGAGGCCGCCGGCCACCTGGTCCTGGGCAGCCTCTGGGAGCGTGGCGTGGCCCTGTGCGAGCCGCCCGCGCCCAAGTGA